A window of the Salvelinus alpinus chromosome 25, SLU_Salpinus.1, whole genome shotgun sequence genome harbors these coding sequences:
- the LOC139553599 gene encoding rRNA-processing protein FCF1 homolog produces MGKRKTKKFASMKRMISLKDPRIKEKDRAKVQETKKKDPSEIKEKEVPKYPSCLFFQYNTQLGPPYHILVDTNFINFSIKAKLDIVQSMMDCLYAKCIPCITDCVMAEIEKLGMKYRVALRIAKDLRFERLPCTHKGTYADDCLVQRVTQHKCYILATVDRDLKRRIRKIPGVPIMYISNHRFNIERMPDDYGAPRF; encoded by the exons ATG GGGAAACGGAAGACAAAGAAGTTCGCTTCAATGAAGAGAATGATAAGCTTGAAAGATCCGAGAAT AAAAGAGAAAGATCGTGCCAAAGTACAAGAGACAAAGAAAAAGGATCCATCAGAAATAAAGGAAAAAGAAGT TCCAAAATATCCATCATGCCTGTTCTTCCAGTACAACACTCAGCTTGGTCCCCCTTATCACATCCTGGTCGACACCAATTTCATCAACTTCTCCATCAAGGCTAAACTGGACATAGTTCAGTCAATGATGGACTGCCTGTATGCCAAGT GTATCCCATGCATCACAGACTGTGTAATGGCTGAGATAGAGAAACTGGGGATGAAGTATAGAGTAGCTCTGAG GATAGCCAAGGATCTTCGGTTCGAACGACTGCCATGCACCCACAAAGGAACATACGCCGATGACTGCTTAGTTCAAAGGGTAACCCAG CACAAGTGCTACATCCTGGCAACTGTGGACAGGGACCTGAAGAGAAGGATCAGAAAGATCCCAGGAGTACCCATCATGTACATCTCCAACCATAG GTTCAACATTGAAAGAATGCCTGATGACTATGGTGCTCCAAGATTCTAA